A window of the Kineococcus rhizosphaerae genome harbors these coding sequences:
- a CDS encoding histidinol-phosphate transaminase gives MTRPTVRPTVRPTIAALPAYSRAAGAGAVRWRASSNESTVPPSPRVVEAVARVGATSNRYPSLAGDDLVTAISARLGVGPENVVVGGGSLAVLQLALTAYTGPGTEVVHAWRSYEAYPILVGIADAEAVPVPLDAQSRHDVDAMLAAITERTAAVLVCDPNNPTGTSLDPAELRRLLAGVPRDVLVLLDQAYQEFDENTVDVPALIAAHPNVVVLRTFSKAYGLAGLRAGYAVGDAEVLAPVRNSAPPFGLSGVAEAAALAAWADVDHTAEIVATVTRSRGAFRAHLAERGLETPDARGNFVWLPVSERALELEARCVAHGVSVRAFAGEGVRVTVGDPAAEAAVLTAVEEFLVRSARPA, from the coding sequence ATGACCCGCCCCACCGTGCGACCCACCGTGCGCCCGACGATCGCGGCCCTGCCCGCCTACTCCCGCGCCGCCGGGGCCGGCGCCGTCCGGTGGCGCGCGTCGTCGAACGAGTCGACCGTCCCGCCCTCGCCCCGCGTCGTCGAGGCCGTCGCCCGCGTCGGGGCGACGTCGAACCGCTACCCGAGCCTGGCCGGGGACGACCTCGTCACCGCGATCTCGGCCCGCCTCGGCGTCGGACCGGAGAACGTCGTCGTCGGCGGCGGTTCGCTGGCCGTCCTGCAGCTCGCGCTGACCGCGTACACCGGGCCGGGCACCGAGGTCGTGCACGCGTGGCGCAGCTACGAGGCGTACCCGATCCTCGTCGGCATCGCCGACGCGGAGGCCGTCCCGGTGCCGCTGGACGCGCAGTCCCGGCACGACGTCGACGCCATGCTGGCCGCGATCACCGAGCGCACCGCGGCCGTCCTGGTCTGCGACCCGAACAACCCCACGGGGACCTCGCTGGACCCCGCCGAGCTCCGCCGGCTCCTCGCCGGGGTCCCGCGCGACGTGCTCGTGCTGCTCGACCAGGCCTACCAGGAGTTCGACGAGAACACCGTCGACGTCCCCGCCCTCATCGCCGCGCACCCGAACGTCGTCGTGCTCCGCACGTTCTCCAAGGCGTACGGCCTGGCGGGGCTGCGGGCCGGGTACGCGGTCGGGGACGCGGAGGTCCTGGCCCCCGTGCGCAACAGCGCCCCGCCGTTCGGGCTCAGCGGGGTCGCCGAGGCCGCGGCCCTGGCCGCCTGGGCCGACGTGGACCACACGGCCGAGATCGTCGCGACCGTGACGCGCAGCCGCGGGGCGTTCCGCGCGCACCTCGCCGAGCGGGGCCTGGAGACCCCCGACGCGCGCGGCAACTTCGTGTGGCTGCCCGTGAGCGAGCGCGCCCTGGAACTCGAGGCGCGGTGCGTCGCGCACGGTGTCTCGGTGCGCGCGTTCGCCGGTGAGGGCGTCCGCGTCACCGTCGGCGACCCCGCCGCCGAGGCCGCCGTCCTGACGGCGGTGGAGGAGTTCCTGGTCCGATCAGCCCGACCGGCCTGA